The Fortiea contorta PCC 7126 genome has a segment encoding these proteins:
- a CDS encoding WecB/TagA/CpsF family glycosyltransferase, producing MIKVNLLNVAIHNITMFELLEKLKLGGVVFTPNVDHLMKLQKNQDFYNVYQNADYRVCDSKVLMYVANFLGTPIQEKISGSDFFPAFYTYYKYDKDIKIFLLGSETPVVKMAQQQINSRVGRRIIVAAHSPSFGFEKNEQECQEIVEMINESGATVLAIGVGAPKQELWIAKYRNQLNNVKIFLAVGATINFEAGVIKRSPRWISEIGFEWIYRLLSEPKRLWKRYLFDAFPFCWLIIKQKLQLYKNPWPTDNQTKVNNIQTLVKNGEKS from the coding sequence ATGATAAAGGTTAATCTTCTAAATGTGGCTATCCATAACATCACAATGTTTGAGTTGCTAGAAAAACTTAAACTCGGCGGTGTGGTGTTTACTCCTAACGTCGATCATTTAATGAAACTGCAGAAGAATCAAGATTTTTACAATGTCTATCAGAATGCAGACTACAGAGTTTGCGATAGCAAAGTCTTGATGTATGTAGCTAATTTTTTGGGGACACCAATACAAGAGAAGATATCTGGATCAGATTTTTTTCCCGCATTTTACACGTACTACAAGTATGATAAAGACATCAAAATTTTCTTACTGGGATCGGAAACACCAGTAGTAAAAATGGCACAGCAGCAAATTAATTCTCGGGTAGGGCGGAGAATTATAGTGGCGGCTCACTCACCCTCCTTTGGGTTTGAGAAAAACGAACAAGAGTGCCAAGAAATTGTCGAAATGATTAACGAATCAGGGGCTACTGTTTTAGCAATTGGGGTAGGTGCTCCCAAACAAGAGCTGTGGATTGCTAAGTATAGAAACCAATTAAATAACGTCAAAATATTCTTGGCTGTTGGTGCAACAATTAACTTTGAAGCTGGGGTAATTAAGAGATCGCCAAGATGGATCAGTGAAATTGGGTTTGAATGGATCTATAGGCTTTTAAGCGAACCTAAGCGTCTTTGGAAGCGTTATCTATTTGATGCTTTTCCCTTTTGTTGGTTAATCATAAAACAAAAACTACAGCTTTACAAGAATCCTTGGCCAACAGATAATCAAACTAAAGTCAATAACATCCAGACTTTAGTAAAAAACGGAGAAAAGAGTTAA